The proteins below come from a single Eubacterium limosum genomic window:
- the feoB gene encoding ferrous iron transport protein B — translation MNYRVALVGNPNSGKTTLFNSLTGSNLYVGNWPGVTIEKKEGDLRNTASKITLVDLPGIYSLAPYSMDEIVSRDFLLSEPPDLIINILDASNIERNLYLTTQLMELKIPIIGVLNMMDIVEKKGLKLDLHALNKGFGFPFMEISAQKGIGIEALIKAVEEKLEDDRKAGKAPEFKPVFPDNIERVIIDFDNLVQRSYPDILPGYPKIFRSIKLIEKDDEILKKVENCFGLDQDIYDAREKIREISEQDVDSTIADYRYRFITDQVTRATKKIGKTHLAFEDRLDKVLMNRYAALPIFFIFMFIIYFVSINVVGDGTTGLIEGFISEMLIPGVTGFMEGLNVAPWLIALVTEGAITGVGAVLTFIPQITVLFIFISVLEDSGYMARVAFMMDRVFRKFGLSGKSFIPMVVGLGCSVPGIMATRTLENERERKLTIILTPFISCGAKMPIYVLMASAFFSKAQSVMVFSLYIVSLLVVFVSGVILSKTVFKGQDSGYLLELPPYRLPVLKNTVTQVWQRVKEFIVRAGTIIFAASVVLWFLQNFGTNFQMTANADESILAAFGKFIAPVFAPLGFGNWVASVSVLSGIAAKEMIISTMSVLTSTFDGGFNMALGQIFTPLSAYSFILFVLLASPCTAALATMKKELGSWKTFGFAILYQTGTAYLISMLVYQIGSLFI, via the coding sequence ATGAATTATCGCGTTGCACTGGTGGGAAATCCGAACTCTGGAAAAACCACCCTATTTAACAGCCTGACCGGAAGCAATCTGTATGTGGGGAACTGGCCGGGCGTCACCATTGAAAAAAAGGAAGGGGATCTGCGGAATACTGCGAGCAAAATTACGCTGGTGGACCTTCCCGGCATTTATTCGCTGGCGCCCTATTCGATGGATGAAATTGTATCAAGGGATTTTTTGCTGAGTGAGCCGCCGGATTTGATCATCAATATTTTAGATGCATCAAACATTGAGCGGAACCTCTATCTGACCACCCAGCTGATGGAATTGAAAATTCCCATCATCGGTGTGTTGAACATGATGGATATTGTTGAGAAAAAGGGATTGAAGCTGGATCTCCACGCTCTGAACAAAGGCTTTGGGTTCCCATTTATGGAGATATCCGCCCAAAAGGGAATCGGCATTGAGGCACTGATCAAGGCAGTCGAGGAAAAGCTGGAGGATGACCGGAAAGCCGGGAAAGCACCGGAATTCAAACCGGTTTTTCCAGATAATATCGAAAGGGTCATCATTGATTTTGACAACCTGGTGCAGCGGTCTTACCCGGATATTCTGCCCGGCTATCCCAAAATTTTCAGAAGCATCAAGCTCATTGAAAAGGACGATGAAATTCTGAAAAAGGTGGAGAACTGCTTTGGACTGGATCAGGATATTTATGACGCCAGGGAAAAGATCAGGGAGATCAGCGAGCAGGATGTGGACAGCACCATTGCGGATTACCGCTACCGCTTTATCACAGATCAGGTAACAAGGGCTACGAAAAAAATCGGTAAAACCCATCTGGCCTTTGAGGACAGGCTGGATAAGGTACTCATGAACCGCTACGCGGCCCTGCCCATTTTCTTTATCTTTATGTTTATCATTTATTTTGTGTCCATCAACGTGGTGGGGGATGGTACAACAGGCCTTATCGAGGGTTTTATCAGCGAAATGCTGATTCCCGGTGTGACGGGCTTTATGGAAGGGCTGAACGTGGCCCCGTGGCTCATCGCCCTGGTGACAGAGGGCGCCATCACCGGTGTGGGGGCAGTTCTGACCTTTATCCCACAGATTACCGTGCTGTTCATCTTTATCTCTGTGCTGGAGGACAGCGGCTACATGGCGCGGGTGGCATTTATGATGGACCGCGTGTTTCGGAAATTCGGCCTTTCGGGAAAATCCTTTATCCCGATGGTCGTTGGGCTTGGGTGCTCGGTGCCTGGAATTATGGCAACCCGCACCCTGGAGAACGAACGGGAGCGGAAACTGACCATTATCCTGACTCCCTTTATCTCCTGTGGCGCCAAGATGCCGATCTATGTGCTCATGGCGTCAGCCTTTTTCTCAAAGGCCCAGTCCGTCATGGTCTTTTCCTTATATATCGTAAGCCTGCTGGTGGTTTTTGTGTCAGGCGTGATTTTGTCCAAGACGGTATTTAAAGGACAGGATTCCGGCTATCTGCTGGAGCTGCCGCCCTACCGGTTGCCAGTGCTTAAAAACACGGTTACCCAGGTATGGCAGCGCGTGAAGGAGTTTATTGTACGTGCCGGCACCATTATTTTTGCGGCCTCGGTTGTGCTTTGGTTTCTCCAAAACTTTGGTACGAACTTCCAGATGACGGCCAATGCCGATGAGAGCATTCTGGCGGCCTTCGGGAAATTCATCGCCCCGGTTTTTGCCCCGCTGGGCTTTGGCAACTGGGTGGCCAGCGTTTCGGTATTGTCGGGTATCGCGGCCAAGGAAATGATCATCAGCACCATGAGTGTCTTGACCAGTACCTTTGACGGCGGCTTTAACATGGCGCTCGGACAGATTTTCACCCCGCTTTCGGCTTACAGCTTCATCCTGTTTGTGCTCTTGGCATCGCCCTGTACGGCAGCGTTGGCGACCATGAAAAAGGAGCTGGGAAGCTGGAAAACTTTTGGCTTTGCCATTTTGTACCAAACGGGTACTGCCTATCTGATCTCCATGCTGGTCTACCAGATTGGAAGCCTGTTTATTTGA
- a CDS encoding YcbK family protein: protein MKNLYKRISRSTIITILILTSCVFLTSLSSRVPDAPEEPLVLESETQEQPLVTPADGAVSEEPVPEEPVIDSRPWASAHFLMDEYACDCAGYCDGWPTEMNPELLERIEALRMACGRPVIITSGVRCAARNAEVGGVAWSFHKKGLAADLYCPGMGVGDLAERAQETGLNILPYYSSGYIHVELPLS from the coding sequence ATGAAAAATCTTTATAAACGTATCAGTCGAAGTACCATCATTACAATCCTCATCCTAACTTCCTGCGTCTTTCTGACAAGCCTGAGCTCTAGGGTACCGGACGCGCCGGAGGAGCCGTTGGTATTGGAGTCAGAGACGCAGGAACAGCCTTTGGTAACGCCGGCTGACGGAGCGGTCAGTGAGGAGCCGGTCCCGGAGGAACCGGTCATCGACTCCAGGCCCTGGGCGTCGGCCCACTTTCTCATGGACGAGTACGCCTGTGACTGCGCGGGCTACTGTGACGGCTGGCCCACAGAAATGAACCCCGAGCTTCTCGAACGCATTGAGGCCCTGCGCATGGCTTGTGGGCGGCCGGTGATCATTACTTCTGGAGTGCGCTGCGCAGCGCGCAACGCCGAAGTGGGCGGAGTAGCCTGGTCCTTCCACAAAAAGGGACTGGCCGCCGATCTGTACTGCCCGGGCATGGGGGTAGGCGATCTGGCGGAACGGGCACAGGAAACCGGGTTAAACATTTTACCCTATTACAGCTCGGGTTATATTCATGTAGAATTACCTCTGAGCTGA
- a CDS encoding DUF2922 domain-containing protein, producing MPTTSKDLTVYFQREDGKEFKITIPDYKEDITDAEIKTGAKAIVDQGAFQPDGFGLVKVTGAVKVDTTKTDVVIEDAV from the coding sequence ATGCCAACAACCAGCAAAGATTTAACCGTATATTTTCAGCGTGAGGACGGAAAGGAATTCAAGATCACGATCCCGGATTACAAGGAAGACATCACCGACGCCGAGATCAAAACCGGCGCCAAGGCCATCGTGGACCAGGGAGCCTTCCAGCCCGACGGTTTCGGCCTGGTAAAAGTCACCGGTGCCGTAAAAGTAGACACCACCAAGACCGATGTCGTCATTGAGGACGCGGTTTAG
- a CDS encoding BRO-N domain-containing protein: MNKHITLKINRFESPLFGIIRTLVETVDVQAHNKAIEREIREIQKRIMYDVDCELVSKAMNRLITLKKQMLRTGEGRQEWFVVKDVCRALGYKSHCGALRTHVRSEDVTKREIRDANNHRQKMLVVNERGLDALILGGRLHAAPFFKGYITGVMLPSIRGLKPWFPWPCAGTVCAGCVPGPFGVNHELPD, from the coding sequence ATGAATAAGCATATAACCTTAAAGATAAACCGTTTTGAAAGCCCCCTGTTTGGAATTATCCGCACCCTGGTGGAAACAGTGGATGTACAGGCTCACAACAAAGCCATCGAGAGGGAGATCCGTGAGATTCAGAAACGCATCATGTATGATGTGGACTGCGAGCTTGTCAGCAAAGCCATGAACCGGCTCATCACACTCAAAAAGCAGATGCTGAGGACCGGGGAAGGGCGGCAAGAGTGGTTTGTGGTAAAGGATGTCTGCAGGGCCCTGGGGTATAAAAGCCACTGCGGGGCGCTGCGCACCCATGTGCGCAGTGAGGATGTGACAAAGCGGGAAATCCGCGACGCCAACAATCACCGCCAGAAAATGCTGGTGGTCAATGAAAGGGGACTGGACGCGCTGATCCTCGGCGGCCGGCTGCACGCTGCCCCATTTTTCAAGGGGTACATCACTGGGGTGATGCTGCCCTCGATCCGGGGATTAAAACCGTGGTTCCCCTGGCCCTGTGCGGGGACGGTGTGCGCTGGCTGTGTCCCCGGACCCTTTGGAGTGAACCATGAACTACCTGACTGA
- a CDS encoding FeoA family protein — protein sequence MKTTLKDLRPGESGVVDTISVEGLMRRKLMDMGVTPGVEVMVDKVAPFGDPIEIHLRGYALSLRKNDAENILIA from the coding sequence ATGAAAACAACATTGAAGGATTTAAGACCTGGTGAATCAGGTGTGGTTGATACAATTTCAGTGGAAGGCCTTATGCGCCGTAAGCTCATGGATATGGGCGTAACCCCTGGTGTCGAGGTAATGGTCGATAAGGTAGCGCCCTTTGGAGATCCGATCGAAATTCACCTTAGAGGCTACGCATTAAGCCTGAGAAAAAACGATGCTGAAAATATATTAATCGCCTGA
- a CDS encoding DMT family transporter codes for MKSLKGNLFIILSACIFGFTPIMGKITYLNGSNSIMLTFLRTFFCVPVLWIILKQQKVSFKLSKPQLKQLLIISFIGSAVTTLMLYQSYNYIPVGTATTLHFVYPVFVALGAILIFKEHLTKPKILALVIATTGISFFMGGKIEGGLLGILLALVSGLTYAFYILYLDKSNLLALHPLKLSFYINLFVAGFVFIYGLFTGTLTLDITPMGWLLSFLVAMLCGFLGITLFQLGVKLSGGTTAAILSMFEPITSVVCGIAFLGEPITVKSVLGCVLILTGVTVLTVFKGKEPAETPDLNLEFAASEEMEN; via the coding sequence ATGAAAAGCTTAAAAGGAAATTTGTTTATCATACTCTCGGCCTGTATCTTTGGTTTTACACCGATCATGGGAAAAATCACCTATCTTAACGGCAGCAATTCCATTATGCTGACCTTTCTGAGAACCTTTTTCTGTGTACCGGTTTTATGGATTATTTTAAAACAGCAGAAGGTGTCTTTTAAGCTTTCAAAACCGCAGCTTAAACAGCTTCTGATCATCAGCTTTATCGGCTCTGCCGTCACCACGCTGATGCTGTACCAGTCCTACAATTATATTCCCGTGGGCACTGCCACCACCCTGCACTTTGTCTACCCGGTATTCGTGGCCCTGGGCGCCATTCTGATCTTTAAGGAACACCTCACCAAGCCCAAGATCCTGGCCCTGGTCATCGCCACAACCGGTATCAGCTTTTTTATGGGCGGTAAAATTGAGGGTGGACTGCTTGGCATCCTCTTAGCGCTGGTTTCCGGCCTGACCTACGCTTTCTACATCCTGTATCTGGATAAAAGCAACCTCCTTGCGCTGCACCCGCTCAAGCTGTCTTTTTACATCAATTTGTTTGTGGCCGGCTTTGTTTTTATCTACGGCCTGTTCACAGGAACCCTGACCCTTGACATCACCCCCATGGGGTGGCTGCTTTCCTTTCTGGTGGCCATGCTCTGCGGCTTTCTGGGCATTACCCTGTTCCAGCTTGGCGTCAAGCTGTCCGGCGGCACCACAGCCGCCATTCTCAGCATGTTTGAGCCCATCACCAGCGTGGTCTGCGGCATCGCCTTTCTGGGTGAGCCCATCACTGTCAAAAGTGTCTTGGGCTGCGTACTGATCCTGACCGGCGTCACCGTCCTCACCGTGTTTAAAGGGAAGGAGCCGGCTGAGACGCCTGATCTAAATTTAGAGTTTGCTGCCAGTGAGGAAATGGAAAATTGA
- a CDS encoding putative ABC transporter permease: MKKTQISAQNGSDGRSFAAGLNFYKLFWIFMIGCFLGTILEMIFCFVTQHGLIESRSGLIYGPLNPVYGFGAVVLTIVLRPLAHKRDLFIFLFSMVIGSGFEYLCSAFQQYFMGTVSWDYSNLPLNIGGRTCLLYGLFWGLLGLLWVKDVYPYFSKWIEKIPNKVGIVLTWVLVVFMIFNMAISALTVQRWDQRDHGVKADNSFEEFLDKTYPDDFMRKIYPNMIL; the protein is encoded by the coding sequence ATGAAAAAGACACAGATATCTGCCCAAAATGGTTCGGACGGCCGTTCCTTTGCGGCGGGACTGAATTTTTATAAGCTCTTCTGGATTTTTATGATCGGTTGTTTTTTAGGGACGATTCTTGAAATGATTTTTTGTTTTGTAACCCAGCACGGCCTTATCGAAAGCCGGTCGGGTTTGATTTATGGCCCGCTTAACCCGGTCTACGGCTTTGGAGCTGTGGTTCTGACCATTGTTTTAAGGCCCCTTGCCCATAAAAGAGATTTGTTTATCTTTCTTTTCAGTATGGTCATTGGCTCAGGCTTCGAGTATCTCTGTTCAGCCTTCCAACAGTATTTTATGGGGACAGTATCCTGGGATTACAGCAACCTGCCCCTCAACATCGGCGGGCGTACCTGTCTCCTGTATGGGCTGTTCTGGGGGCTTCTGGGGCTTTTGTGGGTAAAGGACGTTTATCCGTATTTCTCCAAATGGATCGAAAAAATCCCCAACAAGGTGGGGATTGTGCTGACCTGGGTGCTGGTGGTGTTTATGATTTTTAACATGGCCATTTCGGCCCTGACTGTCCAGCGCTGGGATCAGCGTGACCACGGCGTCAAGGCGGACAATTCGTTTGAAGAATTTCTGGATAAGACCTATCCCGATGATTTTATGCGCAAGATCTACCCGAACATGATTCTTTAA
- a CDS encoding sigma-70 family RNA polymerase sigma factor, whose translation MNQYKEIDALVETYKNGQKHPRNSPERENAKVAGEMLIITFKPLVLSVMSKFQVPDEQFEDGFQDGLLAFMKGLDRFDPERGAAFNAFIRTHLCQYYRKWKSGRFNLSVTAQKRLEDKAPGTQGLTFADTLPDEAPGPEKGFIWKKENERQQRKLAKGLSLLTTKQREVINDHYTSGLSLREIADKQGKAHQSVCETHTAALKKLKKFFE comes from the coding sequence ATGAATCAATACAAAGAGATTGACGCGTTGGTAGAAACCTATAAAAATGGGCAGAAACATCCGAGAAACAGCCCAGAGCGGGAAAACGCAAAGGTGGCGGGAGAAATGCTCATCATAACCTTTAAGCCCCTGGTGTTGTCTGTGATGAGCAAGTTTCAGGTGCCGGATGAGCAGTTTGAGGATGGATTTCAGGACGGTCTTCTGGCCTTCATGAAGGGATTGGATCGCTTTGATCCTGAGCGTGGCGCTGCTTTTAATGCTTTTATACGAACACATCTGTGTCAGTATTACAGAAAATGGAAAAGTGGGCGCTTTAATCTGTCGGTGACGGCCCAGAAGCGGCTTGAGGACAAAGCGCCAGGAACGCAAGGACTCACTTTTGCCGACACGCTGCCGGATGAAGCACCCGGTCCAGAGAAAGGTTTTATCTGGAAGAAAGAAAACGAGCGCCAGCAAAGGAAACTGGCAAAGGGCCTTTCGCTGCTGACAACCAAGCAAAGGGAGGTGATCAACGACCATTACACATCGGGATTGAGTCTTCGGGAGATCGCTGATAAACAGGGAAAAGCACATCAGTCGGTATGTGAAACGCATACGGCCGCACTAAAAAAATTAAAAAAGTTTTTTGAATAA
- the leuS gene encoding leucine--tRNA ligase, which yields MKIYDHHKIEKKWQKYWEDHDTFKIEQNSDKEKFYGLVEFPYPSGAGLHVGHVRAYTSLEIISRKRRMEGFNVLFPIGWDAFGLPTENYAIKTGRHPREVTDENIKVFTQQLKSIGYSFDWDCEIDTTDPNYFKWTQWIFLQLFKHGLVYRDRTYVNFCSGCKVVLANEDFREGKCSICGSEVVQLEKDVWFLKIREYAEKLLAGLDDVDYLPRIRLEQENWIGKSIGAEVDFDIAGADQKLRVFTTRPDTLFGVTFMVIAPEHPLIEEMKDRITNMDAIVDYQEAAKRKTEFERVQLAKEKTGVMIEGIRGINPLSGEEVPIFIADYVMMGYGTGAIMAVPGHDTRDWEFAKKFDLPIIEVIKGGDVSVEAYTDTASGEMVNSGFLNGMEVKEAIAKTIEYLEEKGLGKKTINYKMKDWAFNRQRYWGEPIPIVHCPKCGMVPVPEDQLPLELPKVKSYEPTDTGESPLAGIPEWVNTTCPHCGGPAKRETDTMPQWAGSSWYFLRYFDNKNDQALADYDKMKYWMPVDWYNGGMEHVTRHLLYSRFWHKFLYDIGVVPTAEPYKKRTMQGLILGSDGEKMSKSKGNVVNPNDIIDEYGADTLRTYVMFIGDYEKPAPWSENGTKGAKRYLDRVWKLQEIVTDETGYSPELESMMHKTIKKVNSDYEEMKFNTAIAALMTLINEFNSVGKVTKDEFKTYLQLLYPVAPHITEELWEIAGLEGCLHDSPWPVYDEAKTVDDVIEMAVQINGKVRGKISLPADADKEAAKAIALEHENIRSYVDGKNIVKEIFVPGKIFNLVVK from the coding sequence ATGAAGATATACGACCATCATAAAATTGAGAAAAAATGGCAGAAGTACTGGGAAGACCACGATACCTTTAAAATCGAGCAGAACTCGGACAAAGAAAAGTTCTATGGTCTGGTAGAATTCCCGTATCCGTCAGGCGCCGGACTGCACGTCGGCCACGTCAGAGCCTACACATCCCTTGAAATTATTTCAAGAAAACGCCGGATGGAAGGCTTTAACGTCTTATTCCCCATTGGCTGGGACGCCTTTGGCCTGCCGACCGAGAACTACGCCATCAAGACCGGCCGCCATCCGAGAGAAGTCACCGATGAAAACATCAAGGTATTTACCCAGCAGCTGAAATCCATTGGGTACTCCTTTGACTGGGACTGCGAGATTGACACCACCGATCCAAACTATTTTAAGTGGACCCAGTGGATCTTCTTACAGCTTTTTAAACATGGTCTGGTTTACAGAGACCGCACCTATGTCAATTTCTGCAGCGGCTGCAAGGTTGTTCTGGCCAACGAAGACTTCCGCGAGGGCAAATGCTCCATCTGCGGCAGCGAGGTCGTGCAGCTTGAAAAGGACGTCTGGTTCCTGAAAATCCGTGAGTATGCCGAAAAGCTTCTGGCAGGCCTGGACGACGTGGATTACCTGCCGCGTATCCGCCTGGAACAGGAAAACTGGATCGGTAAATCCATCGGCGCCGAGGTCGATTTTGATATCGCGGGCGCAGATCAGAAGCTCCGCGTTTTTACCACCCGTCCCGACACCCTTTTCGGCGTGACCTTTATGGTCATCGCGCCCGAACACCCGCTGATCGAGGAAATGAAAGACCGTATTACCAACATGGATGCCATTGTGGATTACCAGGAAGCCGCCAAGCGCAAGACAGAATTTGAACGTGTCCAGCTGGCAAAGGAAAAGACCGGCGTCATGATCGAGGGCATCCGCGGCATCAACCCGTTAAGCGGGGAAGAAGTCCCCATTTTTATCGCGGACTATGTTATGATGGGCTACGGCACCGGCGCCATTATGGCGGTTCCGGGACATGATACCCGTGACTGGGAATTCGCCAAGAAATTTGATCTGCCCATCATCGAAGTCATCAAGGGCGGCGATGTGAGTGTAGAGGCCTATACCGATACAGCCAGCGGCGAGATGGTGAACTCCGGCTTCTTAAACGGAATGGAAGTCAAGGAAGCCATCGCAAAAACCATCGAATATCTGGAAGAAAAAGGTCTTGGCAAAAAGACCATCAACTATAAAATGAAGGATTGGGCCTTCAACCGCCAGCGCTACTGGGGTGAGCCGATTCCGATCGTTCACTGCCCGAAATGCGGCATGGTGCCTGTACCGGAAGATCAGCTGCCATTAGAGCTGCCAAAGGTCAAGAGCTATGAACCAACCGACACCGGCGAGTCTCCGCTGGCTGGCATCCCTGAATGGGTTAACACCACCTGTCCGCACTGCGGCGGTCCGGCCAAGCGCGAAACGGACACCATGCCGCAGTGGGCGGGTTCCAGCTGGTATTTCCTGCGCTATTTTGACAACAAAAATGACCAGGCACTGGCCGACTATGACAAAATGAAATACTGGATGCCTGTCGACTGGTATAACGGCGGTATGGAACACGTCACACGACATCTGCTCTACTCCCGCTTCTGGCATAAATTCCTGTATGACATCGGCGTGGTGCCAACCGCAGAGCCCTATAAAAAACGGACCATGCAGGGCCTCATTCTTGGCTCAGACGGCGAAAAAATGTCCAAGTCCAAGGGCAACGTGGTTAATCCCAACGATATCATCGACGAATACGGCGCAGATACCCTGAGAACCTATGTCATGTTCATCGGCGACTATGAAAAACCCGCGCCGTGGTCTGAAAATGGCACCAAGGGCGCCAAGCGTTACCTGGATCGTGTCTGGAAGCTTCAGGAAATTGTGACAGACGAAACAGGCTATAGCCCAGAGCTGGAAAGCATGATGCATAAAACCATCAAAAAAGTCAACAGCGACTACGAAGAAATGAAATTCAACACCGCCATCGCGGCCCTGATGACGCTGATCAATGAGTTTAACAGCGTGGGCAAGGTGACAAAGGATGAGTTTAAAACCTATCTGCAGCTGCTGTACCCGGTAGCGCCGCATATCACCGAGGAACTCTGGGAAATCGCCGGACTGGAGGGCTGCCTGCACGACAGCCCATGGCCTGTTTATGACGAAGCCAAAACCGTGGACGATGTCATCGAAATGGCCGTCCAGATCAACGGTAAGGTGCGCGGTAAGATCAGCCTGCCTGCCGACGCGGACAAGGAAGCTGCTAAGGCCATTGCCCTTGAGCATGAAAATATTCGCAGCTATGTGGATGGCAAAAATATCGTGAAGGAAATCTTTGTGCCAGGCAAAATTTTTAACCTGGTTGTGAAATAA
- a CDS encoding alanine/ornithine racemase family PLP-dependent enzyme, with the protein MYPLLRFNKQQILENTQTVVKAAAEKNIGVTGITKCTGGNYEIAETLLAGGVTALGDSRVQNLITLADLDCPKWLIRMPMLSEIEETVLYATLSLNSELKTVQALDAAAARHHKKHEVLVMVDLGDLREGYFSEESLCADMAEMLKLKNIDIRGIGANLSCTGAIVPTVETYERFDDFQTLLKKRFGLDCAITSGGASSTYFMVEAGTIPSCINNLRIGELILIGNDTSNNMRYENLHDDNFILDVEIIEIKDKPSMPIGKIGCDAYGCTPVFEDRGIRKRAICALGKQDTTMEDLTPLDADLEIIASSSDHLIVDITECRRDYQIGDIVSFRCNYVSALHASTSEYIYKSAF; encoded by the coding sequence ATGTATCCATTATTGCGATTTAACAAACAGCAAATTCTTGAAAATACACAGACCGTTGTAAAGGCCGCTGCCGAAAAAAACATCGGCGTCACTGGCATTACCAAGTGCACCGGCGGCAATTATGAGATTGCCGAAACCCTGCTGGCGGGGGGCGTTACTGCCCTTGGCGATTCCCGCGTCCAGAATCTCATCACCCTTGCAGACCTCGACTGCCCCAAATGGCTGATCCGCATGCCCATGCTCTCCGAGATCGAGGAAACCGTTCTGTACGCCACCCTTTCCCTGAACTCTGAGCTGAAAACCGTCCAGGCTCTGGATGCCGCGGCGGCCAGGCACCACAAAAAGCATGAGGTGCTGGTCATGGTGGATCTGGGTGATCTGCGCGAGGGCTATTTCTCAGAGGAATCACTCTGCGCGGATATGGCAGAGATGCTGAAGCTTAAAAACATTGACATCCGGGGCATCGGCGCGAACCTGTCCTGTACCGGCGCCATCGTCCCCACTGTGGAGACCTACGAGCGTTTTGACGATTTCCAGACTCTTCTTAAAAAACGCTTTGGCCTGGACTGCGCCATCACATCCGGCGGCGCCTCCAGCACCTATTTTATGGTGGAAGCGGGCACCATCCCCTCCTGTATCAATAACCTGCGCATTGGCGAGCTGATCCTTATCGGAAATGACACCTCCAACAACATGCGCTATGAAAATCTCCACGATGATAATTTTATTCTGGATGTGGAGATTATCGAGATCAAAGATAAGCCTTCCATGCCCATCGGCAAAATCGGCTGTGACGCCTATGGCTGCACACCGGTCTTTGAAGACCGCGGCATCCGCAAGCGTGCCATCTGCGCTCTGGGCAAGCAGGATACCACCATGGAGGATCTGACCCCTCTGGATGCAGACCTTGAAATCATTGCGTCCAGCTCAGACCACCTGATTGTGGATATTACGGAATGCCGCCGTGATTACCAGATCGGGGATATTGTGTCCTTCCGCTGTAACTACGTCAGCGCCCTTCACGCCTCGACCTCGGAATACATCTATAAATCCGCTTTTTAA
- a CDS encoding ribonuclease H family protein: MKYVELYTDGGCRGNGQAGDNIGAIGGILIYPEKDIRKEYKKAYPNTTNNQMELQAVITGLKMLKEPCEVVIHSDSAYVVNAYNQNWVTGWKAKNWSRGKAGPLKNKELWMELDELVNYHDARFAKVKGHANNELNNRADALVNEAMDAYGK; encoded by the coding sequence ATGAAGTATGTCGAGCTGTATACAGACGGCGGATGCCGCGGCAATGGCCAGGCTGGTGATAACATCGGCGCCATTGGCGGTATCCTCATCTACCCGGAAAAAGATATCCGCAAGGAATACAAGAAAGCCTATCCCAATACCACCAACAACCAGATGGAGCTGCAGGCAGTCATCACAGGCCTCAAGATGCTCAAAGAGCCCTGCGAGGTCGTGATCCACAGCGATTCCGCCTATGTGGTCAATGCCTACAACCAGAACTGGGTTACGGGCTGGAAGGCCAAAAACTGGAGCCGCGGCAAGGCCGGCCCCCTGAAAAACAAGGAGCTCTGGATGGAGCTGGACGAGCTGGTCAACTACCATGACGCCCGCTTCGCCAAGGTCAAGGGCCATGCCAACAATGAACTCAATAACCGCGCCGACGCGCTGGTGAATGAGGCGATGGACGCGTATGGGAAATGA